From Penaeus monodon isolate SGIC_2016 chromosome 42, NSTDA_Pmon_1, whole genome shotgun sequence, one genomic window encodes:
- the LOC119599086 gene encoding uncharacterized protein LOC119599086, which translates to MKLRLKLLLSFALSLLPLCSTQGCKSYQVRGFIIQLDSGPRNITVSLEKNQNMDLKLAHYRVSRTFRERMCHVINIKKRGPWFCVESETLSFTEVCRRGGESLHLFSYASATWTLDCPPDSGSRTLSCSGDLHPLRLQRCSLAWIPETLPSSGGRTT; encoded by the exons ATGAAGCTGAGACTGAAGCTCCTGCTCAGTTTCGCTCTCAGCCTCTTGCCGTTGTGCTCGACTCAAG GGTGTAAAAGCTACCAAGTTAGAGGCTTTATTATTCAGCTCGATTCAGGGCCGAGAAATATAACCGTTTCGCTGGAAAAGAATCAGAACATGGATTTAAAACTTGCACACTATCGAGTATCGCGCACATTTAGAGAAAGAATGTGTCACgtcattaacataaaaaaacgag GTCCCTGGTTCTGCGTGGAATCTGAAACTCTGTCTTTTACGGAAGTATGCAGACGCGGTGGCGAGTCGCTCCACCTTTTCAGTTATGCGAGTGCCACGTGGACGCTGGACTGCCCTCCTGACTCCGGCA GTCGGACCCTTTCCTGTTCCGGCGATCTCCACCCTCTGCGACTCCAGCGGTGCTCCTTGGCTTGGATTCCGGAGACTTTGCCTTCAAGTGGCGGCCGAACGACATGA